The following proteins are co-located in the Micromonospora coriariae genome:
- a CDS encoding winged helix-turn-helix domain-containing protein produces the protein MLKIHFSGEDILRTRVAPAADPVWELVLSLHLLQGRGRDPLTDNWRRTVSRGLRQDAASDQLRLLFALSPPRGYFPDFLTPYASVEGFDAGLEAVRSTPTERLHRDLSVLATENPLPSSAGALARGEVVALRHLAESMEQYRSLAISPYWSRIQSAVAADRSRRARALLDGGMEGLLTSLRPAMRWENGVLEVRDYPHSRELHLDGRGLLLVPSFFCAATPVALLDPALPPVLVYPVDRLGGLAATDGAGPAGRDSLAALLGRTRAAVLQASDDGCTTGEVARRLNISAAAASQHATVLRNAGLLVSHRDRNTVLHTLTPLGRAMLDA, from the coding sequence ATGCTGAAGATCCACTTTTCTGGCGAGGACATCCTCCGGACCCGGGTGGCGCCGGCGGCGGACCCGGTCTGGGAGTTGGTCCTCAGCCTGCACCTGTTGCAGGGCCGCGGCCGTGATCCGCTGACCGACAACTGGCGGCGCACGGTGTCCCGAGGGCTGCGCCAGGACGCGGCCTCCGACCAGCTCCGGCTGCTCTTCGCGTTGAGCCCGCCGCGCGGCTACTTCCCCGACTTCCTCACCCCGTATGCCAGCGTCGAGGGCTTCGACGCCGGGTTGGAAGCGGTCCGCAGCACCCCGACCGAGCGGTTGCACCGCGACCTGAGCGTGCTGGCCACCGAGAACCCGCTGCCGTCCTCGGCCGGCGCGCTGGCTCGGGGCGAGGTGGTGGCGCTGCGCCACCTCGCCGAGTCCATGGAGCAGTACCGGTCGCTGGCGATCAGCCCGTACTGGAGCCGGATCCAGTCCGCGGTGGCGGCGGACCGGTCCCGCCGGGCCCGGGCCCTGCTCGACGGCGGCATGGAGGGGCTGCTCACCAGCCTCCGGCCGGCGATGCGCTGGGAGAACGGTGTGCTCGAGGTGCGCGACTACCCGCACAGCCGGGAGCTGCACCTGGACGGCCGGGGCCTGCTGCTCGTGCCGTCGTTCTTCTGCGCCGCCACCCCGGTCGCCCTGCTCGACCCGGCGCTGCCGCCGGTGCTGGTCTACCCGGTGGACCGGCTGGGCGGGTTGGCGGCGACCGACGGGGCCGGCCCGGCCGGCCGCGACTCGCTCGCCGCGCTGCTCGGCCGGACCAGGGCGGCGGTTTTGCAGGCCAGCGATGACGGCTGCACCACGGGAGAGGTGGCCCGCAGGCTCAACATCTCAGCGGCGGCGGCCAGTCAGCACGCGACCGTGTTGCGCAACGCCGGCCTGCTGGTCAGCCACCGGGACCGCAACACCGTGCTGCACACGTTGACCCCACTCGGCCGGGCCATGCTGGACGCCTGA
- a CDS encoding NUDIX hydrolase: protein MPDTALTGPPAHPTDPDTYAALHADATALLDGWRPTSPAAAAARDRTRELLDGGPVTMSRPHRPGHVTASALVLDATGSRVLLCLHVKFGRWVQLGGHCEPTDRTLAGAALREATEESGIAGLRIDPVPIDVDIHPVGCQGGSLHHDVRFAVLAPPGAVEQVSDEAEALGWFPPDRLPEPLAGGTVQLVAPALAALRRSPLRLAP, encoded by the coding sequence GTGCCCGACACCGCGCTCACCGGACCCCCCGCCCACCCGACCGACCCCGACACGTACGCGGCGCTGCACGCCGACGCCACCGCGCTGCTCGACGGCTGGCGGCCCACCAGCCCCGCCGCTGCCGCCGCCCGGGACCGGACCCGCGAACTGCTCGACGGCGGGCCCGTCACGATGAGCCGGCCGCACCGCCCCGGGCACGTCACCGCCAGCGCGCTGGTGCTGGACGCCACCGGCTCGCGGGTGCTGCTCTGCCTGCACGTCAAGTTCGGGCGCTGGGTGCAGCTCGGCGGGCACTGCGAGCCGACCGACCGGACCCTGGCCGGCGCCGCGCTACGCGAGGCCACCGAGGAGTCCGGGATCGCCGGCCTGCGCATCGACCCGGTGCCCATCGACGTGGACATCCACCCGGTGGGCTGTCAGGGAGGCTCCCTGCACCACGACGTCCGGTTCGCCGTGCTCGCCCCGCCCGGTGCCGTCGAGCAGGTCAGCGACGAGGCCGAGGCGCTGGGGTGGTTCCCGCCGGACCGCCTCCCCGAGCCACTGGCCGGCGGGACCGTGCAACTGGTCGCGCCGGCCCTCGCGGCCCTCAGACGTAGCCCTCTTCGCCTCGCTCCTTGA
- a CDS encoding mannose-1-phosphate guanylyltransferase, with the protein MLYAVIPAGGSGTRLWPLSRAGHPKFLHPLTGSNASLLQATVARLAPLTTPDRILVVTGAAHVAAVARQLTGLPEENILVEPSPRDSCAAIALAAAVIALRDPDAVMGSFAADHLIGDPESWVRTVREAVRGAERGMLMTVGITPTRPETGYGYLETGDPTEDAPWRPVAEFKEKPAAEVAEAYVRSGRHLWNASMFVWRVDVFLAELLRQQPALHAGVTAIAAAWGTPEQDDVLGTVWPTLPKISVDYAVMEGAATAGRVATVPGDFGWNDVGDFHTLGEVLPADASGNVVLGADAKPGVLLRDSSNLVVVPQSGRLVAALGVRDLIVVDTPDAVLVCPRDRAQDVKALVDELKERGEEGYV; encoded by the coding sequence ATGCTCTATGCGGTCATCCCGGCAGGTGGCAGCGGCACGAGGTTGTGGCCGTTGTCCCGAGCTGGTCACCCCAAGTTCCTCCATCCGCTGACTGGCTCCAACGCATCGCTTCTCCAGGCGACCGTGGCGCGGCTCGCGCCGTTGACCACACCGGACCGCATCCTCGTGGTCACCGGAGCCGCGCACGTCGCGGCGGTGGCCCGGCAGCTGACCGGGTTGCCGGAGGAGAACATTCTGGTCGAACCCTCACCCCGGGACTCCTGCGCGGCGATCGCGCTGGCCGCCGCGGTGATCGCGCTGCGCGATCCGGACGCGGTGATGGGCAGCTTCGCGGCCGACCACCTGATCGGCGACCCGGAGAGCTGGGTGCGGACGGTCCGGGAGGCGGTCCGTGGCGCGGAGCGGGGCATGCTGATGACGGTCGGGATCACCCCGACCCGGCCGGAGACCGGCTACGGCTACCTGGAGACCGGCGATCCGACCGAGGACGCCCCATGGCGTCCGGTGGCCGAGTTCAAGGAGAAGCCGGCCGCCGAGGTGGCCGAGGCGTACGTCCGTTCGGGCCGGCACCTGTGGAACGCGAGCATGTTCGTCTGGCGGGTGGACGTGTTCCTCGCCGAACTGCTCCGCCAGCAGCCGGCCCTGCACGCCGGGGTCACCGCGATCGCCGCCGCCTGGGGCACCCCGGAGCAGGACGACGTGCTCGGTACGGTCTGGCCGACCCTGCCGAAGATCTCCGTGGACTACGCGGTGATGGAGGGCGCGGCCACCGCGGGCCGGGTGGCCACCGTGCCGGGTGACTTCGGCTGGAACGACGTCGGTGACTTCCACACCCTCGGCGAGGTGCTGCCGGCCGACGCGTCTGGCAACGTGGTGCTCGGCGCCGACGCCAAGCCGGGGGTGCTGCTGCGGGACAGCTCCAACCTGGTGGTGGTGCCGCAGTCCGGCCGGTTGGTGGCCGCCCTCGGGGTGCGTGACCTGATCGTGGTGGACACTCCGGACGCGGTGCTGGTCTGCCCACGGGACCGGGCCCAGGACGTCAAGGCCCTGGTCGACGAGCTCAAGGAGCGAGGCGAAGAGGGCTACGTCTGA
- a CDS encoding glycosyltransferase family 4 protein, whose amino-acid sequence MTAGRPPRVLIDATSVPADRGGVGRYVDGLLGALGKVCGSGVELAVVSLRTDLERYTRMLPGAEIIPAPAAVAHRPARLAWEQTGLPLLAQQVGAHVLHSPFYTCPLRAGCPVTVTVHDATFFTEPEHYDKSRRTFFRSAIKTSLRRADRVIVPSKATRDELIRLLDADPTRIDVAYHGVDHAAFHAPSEEEKARVRARLGLGNSSYVAFLGAKEPRKNVPNLIRGWAKAVADRVDPPALVIAGGQGHDDDIDRAVAEVPSHLRLLRPGYLRYGDLPGFLGGALVAAYPSYGEGFGLPILEAMACAAPVLTTPRLSLPEVGGDAVAYTSEDPEQIGTDLAALLDDEQRRLSLAKAGFDRAKEFTWESSAEVHIAAWSRARS is encoded by the coding sequence GTGACCGCCGGTCGCCCGCCCCGCGTGCTCATCGACGCCACGAGTGTCCCCGCCGACCGTGGTGGTGTCGGTCGATACGTCGATGGTCTGCTCGGTGCCCTCGGCAAGGTGTGTGGGTCGGGGGTGGAGCTGGCGGTGGTCAGCCTCCGCACCGACCTCGAGCGGTACACGCGGATGCTGCCCGGCGCGGAGATCATCCCCGCCCCGGCCGCCGTGGCGCACCGCCCGGCGCGGCTCGCCTGGGAGCAGACCGGCCTGCCGCTGCTCGCTCAGCAGGTGGGCGCGCACGTCCTGCACTCGCCCTTCTACACCTGCCCGCTGCGGGCGGGGTGCCCGGTCACGGTCACCGTGCACGACGCGACGTTCTTCACCGAGCCGGAGCACTACGACAAGTCCCGCCGGACCTTCTTCCGCAGCGCCATCAAGACCTCGTTGCGCCGGGCGGACCGGGTGATCGTGCCCAGCAAGGCCACCCGGGACGAGCTGATCCGGCTGCTCGACGCCGACCCGACGCGGATCGACGTGGCCTACCACGGGGTCGACCACGCCGCCTTCCACGCGCCCAGCGAGGAGGAGAAGGCCCGGGTGCGCGCCCGCCTGGGGTTGGGCAACAGCAGCTACGTCGCCTTCCTCGGCGCCAAGGAGCCGCGCAAGAACGTACCCAACCTGATCCGCGGTTGGGCCAAGGCGGTGGCCGACCGGGTCGACCCACCGGCCCTGGTGATCGCCGGCGGGCAGGGGCACGACGACGACATCGATCGGGCGGTGGCCGAGGTCCCGTCCCACCTGCGGCTGCTGCGCCCCGGCTACCTGCGCTACGGCGACCTGCCCGGCTTCCTCGGCGGCGCGCTGGTCGCGGCCTACCCCTCCTACGGCGAGGGATTCGGGCTGCCGATCCTGGAGGCGATGGCCTGCGCCGCCCCGGTGCTGACCACGCCCCGGCTCTCGCTGCCCGAGGTGGGCGGCGACGCCGTCGCGTACACCTCGGAGGATCCGGAGCAGATCGGCACCGACCTGGCCGCCCTGCTGGACGACGAGCAGCGCCGGTTGTCGCTGGCGAAGGCCGGTTTCGACCGGGCCAAGGAGTTCACCTGGGAGTCCAGCGCCGAGGTGCACATCGCCGCGTGGAGCCGCGCCCGCTCGTGA
- a CDS encoding TIGR03089 family protein, translating to MADNIARVFADAIATDPTRPLLTWYDDASGDRTELSGATLANWVAKTANLLVDEVALALGDPAGVLLPPHWQTAAVLLGCWSAKLSVVDTPGDVDVLFAAADRLDEAQSWSAGERYALGLSPLAAPLRQVPPGFADYVVEVRRHGDHFTPQPGPGPADTPLLARAEARATELGIAPGARILVDAAAYPDPVDWLLAPLTRAATVVLCANLDPARLSARLNAEQVTHPLP from the coding sequence ATGGCCGACAACATTGCCCGGGTGTTCGCCGACGCGATCGCGACCGACCCGACCCGACCGTTGCTGACCTGGTACGACGACGCCAGCGGCGACCGCACCGAACTCTCCGGCGCCACACTGGCGAACTGGGTGGCGAAGACCGCCAACCTCCTCGTCGACGAGGTGGCCCTCGCCCTGGGTGATCCGGCCGGCGTGCTCCTGCCGCCGCACTGGCAGACCGCGGCGGTGCTGCTGGGTTGCTGGTCGGCGAAGCTGAGCGTGGTCGACACGCCGGGCGACGTGGACGTGCTCTTCGCGGCGGCCGACCGGCTCGACGAGGCGCAGTCCTGGTCCGCCGGTGAGCGGTACGCCCTGGGGCTGTCGCCGCTCGCCGCCCCGCTGCGGCAGGTGCCGCCCGGGTTCGCCGACTACGTGGTCGAGGTTCGCCGGCACGGCGACCACTTCACCCCGCAGCCCGGGCCGGGCCCCGCCGACACTCCCCTGCTGGCCCGCGCCGAGGCCCGCGCCACCGAGCTGGGCATCGCGCCCGGCGCCCGGATTCTGGTCGACGCCGCGGCGTACCCCGACCCGGTGGACTGGCTGCTGGCCCCGCTGACCCGGGCCGCCACCGTCGTCCTCTGCGCCAACCTCGACCCCGCACGGCTGTCCGCACGGCTGAACGCGGAACAGGTCACCCACCCGCTGCCGTGA
- a CDS encoding acetoacetate--CoA ligase, with product MGDVLWTPPADVRERSRIGGYLRWLREHRGLDFADYDALWRWSVTDLDGFWRSIWDHFEVVAHTPPTATLAERGMPGARWFPGATLNYAENVLRMPGRADDDPVVIAHGQTRAPVTLTAGELREQVRRVAAGLRRLGVTAGDRVAAYAPNIPETYVLLLATASLGAIFSSCAPEFGTRSVTDRWQQIEPTVLVAVDGYRYGDKPVDRRAEVAAIRAALPSVRHTVSIGYLDPKAAPQDALGWVDLAAPTDEPLTFTPVPFDHPLYVLYSSGTTGLPKPIVHGHGGILLEHLKMLALHHDLGPADRFFWFTTTGWMMWNFLVSGPAVGATIVLFDGNPGHPDLGGLWRLAAETDTTYFGTSAPFLLACRKAGLVPREVADLSALRAVGSTGAPLPAEGFTWVYETVGDDLQLQSLSGGTDVCTGFVGGVPLLPVYAGEIACRALGAKVEARSADGTPVIGELGELVITEPMPSMPVAFWNDPDGTRYSEAYFDVYPGVWRHGDWITINDRGGCVITGRSDATLNRGGVRLGTAEFYSVVEGLDEVVDSVVVHLEDDEGGAGELLLFVVLAEGLELDDPMRAKICRELRTALSPRHVPDEIHQVRAVPRTLSAKKLEVPVKKILTGTPVDSAAAKGALANPESLTAFVAFAQRRAPDATPA from the coding sequence GTGGGTGATGTGCTGTGGACGCCGCCGGCGGACGTACGCGAGCGGTCCCGGATCGGCGGCTACCTGCGCTGGCTGCGGGAGCACCGCGGCCTGGACTTCGCTGACTACGACGCGCTGTGGCGCTGGTCGGTCACCGACCTGGACGGGTTCTGGCGATCCATCTGGGACCACTTCGAGGTGGTGGCGCACACCCCGCCGACCGCCACGCTGGCCGAGCGGGGGATGCCCGGTGCCCGCTGGTTCCCCGGGGCCACGCTGAACTACGCGGAGAACGTGCTGCGGATGCCGGGGCGGGCCGACGACGACCCGGTGGTGATCGCGCACGGGCAGACCCGGGCGCCGGTCACGCTGACCGCCGGGGAGTTGCGCGAGCAGGTCCGCCGGGTCGCGGCCGGGCTGCGCCGACTCGGCGTCACCGCCGGTGACCGGGTGGCGGCGTACGCCCCGAACATTCCTGAGACGTACGTCCTGCTGCTGGCCACCGCCAGCCTGGGCGCGATCTTCTCGTCCTGCGCGCCCGAGTTCGGCACCCGCAGCGTCACCGACCGCTGGCAGCAGATCGAACCGACAGTGCTGGTCGCCGTGGACGGTTACCGGTACGGCGACAAGCCGGTGGACCGGCGCGCCGAGGTCGCCGCCATCCGGGCCGCCCTGCCGTCGGTGCGGCACACCGTCAGCATCGGCTACCTGGACCCGAAGGCCGCTCCGCAGGACGCCCTGGGCTGGGTCGACCTGGCCGCGCCCACGGACGAGCCGCTGACGTTCACGCCGGTGCCGTTCGACCACCCGCTGTACGTGCTCTACTCCTCGGGCACCACCGGGCTGCCCAAGCCGATCGTGCACGGCCACGGCGGCATCCTGCTGGAGCACCTGAAGATGCTCGCCCTGCACCACGACCTCGGCCCGGCCGACCGGTTCTTCTGGTTCACCACCACCGGGTGGATGATGTGGAACTTCCTGGTCTCCGGCCCGGCGGTGGGCGCGACCATCGTGCTCTTCGACGGCAACCCGGGCCACCCCGACCTGGGTGGGCTGTGGCGGCTGGCGGCGGAGACCGACACCACGTACTTCGGCACCTCGGCACCGTTCCTGCTGGCCTGCCGCAAGGCCGGGCTGGTGCCGCGGGAGGTCGCCGACCTGTCCGCGCTGCGCGCCGTCGGCTCCACCGGTGCGCCGCTGCCCGCCGAGGGCTTCACCTGGGTGTACGAGACCGTCGGCGACGACCTCCAACTCCAGTCCCTGTCCGGCGGCACCGACGTGTGCACCGGCTTCGTCGGCGGGGTGCCGCTGCTGCCGGTGTACGCCGGCGAGATCGCCTGCCGGGCGTTGGGCGCCAAGGTGGAGGCTCGCTCCGCCGACGGCACCCCGGTGATCGGCGAGCTGGGTGAGCTGGTGATCACCGAGCCGATGCCGAGCATGCCGGTGGCCTTCTGGAACGACCCGGACGGCACCCGCTACTCCGAGGCCTACTTCGACGTCTACCCGGGCGTCTGGCGGCACGGCGACTGGATCACCATCAACGACCGGGGCGGCTGCGTGATCACCGGACGCTCGGACGCCACTCTCAACCGTGGCGGGGTGCGGTTGGGCACCGCCGAGTTCTACTCGGTGGTCGAGGGGCTGGACGAGGTGGTCGACTCGGTCGTCGTGCACCTGGAGGATGACGAGGGCGGCGCCGGCGAGCTGCTGCTCTTCGTGGTGCTCGCCGAGGGTCTGGAGCTGGACGACCCGATGCGCGCGAAGATCTGCCGCGAGCTGCGTACGGCGCTCTCTCCCCGGCACGTGCCCGACGAGATCCATCAGGTGCGCGCCGTGCCCCGCACCCTCTCGGCGAAGAAGCTGGAGGTCCCGGTCAAGAAGATCCTCACCGGCACCCCGGTCGACTCGGCGGCCGCGAAGGGCGCCCTGGCCAATCCCGAGTCCCTCACGGCCTTCGTCGCGTTCGCCCAACGCCGCGCCCCCGACGCCACCCCCGCCTGA
- a CDS encoding acyl-CoA thioesterase, with protein MTEHLSAAPTGKPTSYSRVTLSKIMTAVDVNLYGTVHGGVLMKFVDDVAGAAAARHSGGTAVTAAIDEIVFSEAVRVGDLVHAHAQVNWTGQTSMEVGVRVVAERWDSAEDAPVRVATAYLVFVGVDVGGAPRTVRPVLPETPEDERRYREAEIRRAHRLARRRAIQAHRAG; from the coding sequence ATGACCGAGCACCTCTCCGCCGCTCCGACCGGCAAGCCGACGTCGTACTCCCGCGTCACCCTGAGCAAGATCATGACCGCAGTCGACGTGAACCTGTACGGCACCGTGCACGGCGGGGTCCTGATGAAGTTCGTGGACGACGTGGCGGGGGCCGCGGCAGCCCGGCACAGCGGCGGGACCGCGGTGACGGCGGCGATCGACGAGATCGTCTTCTCCGAGGCGGTACGGGTCGGTGACCTGGTGCACGCGCACGCCCAGGTGAACTGGACCGGGCAGACCTCGATGGAGGTGGGCGTACGGGTGGTCGCCGAACGGTGGGACTCCGCCGAGGACGCGCCGGTCCGGGTGGCCACCGCGTACCTGGTCTTCGTCGGGGTGGACGTGGGCGGGGCGCCGCGGACGGTCCGCCCGGTGCTCCCGGAGACGCCGGAGGACGAGCGCCGGTACCGGGAGGCCGAGATCCGCCGGGCGCATCGCCTCGCCCGCCGCCGCGCCATCCAGGCCCACCGCGCCGGCTGA
- a CDS encoding Bcr/CflA family efflux MFS transporter codes for MMKQLVEKTAPDTASEREVLPGDLMSNRQRAQLVLVLGAMIAVGPLTIDMYLPALPAITAGLQTTETAVQLTLTGTLLGLALGQLLIGPLSDVVGRRVPLLAGLAAHVVASVLCVFAPNIAVLGTLRVLQGLGVAAATVVATAVVRDLFSGASFARIFSRLMLVMGLAPILAPTLGSGLLRWTEWRGVFAALAVLGALLIVVAALRLPETLPVTRRRRGGVGATIRDYRRLLNDRAFVGLVLVAGLAMAALFAYVSGSSFVLQEQYGLNEQQFGLAFGAGAVGLIGATQFNVRLLRRYTPQQILISALIAGTAAGLLLVMFAATGLGGLGTLLASLWLVLAAAGLALPNAPALAMTRHSEAAGTAAALLGAVQFGVGALSAPLVGLFGTGSVPMAIVIAGGMAAATLVMLFVVPRADLGTVDADLAVALH; via the coding sequence ATGATGAAGCAGTTGGTGGAGAAGACCGCCCCGGACACCGCCTCCGAGCGGGAGGTGCTGCCCGGCGACCTGATGAGCAACCGCCAGCGGGCGCAACTCGTGCTCGTGCTGGGCGCGATGATCGCGGTCGGGCCGCTGACCATCGACATGTACCTGCCGGCCCTGCCCGCCATCACGGCCGGCCTGCAGACCACCGAGACCGCGGTGCAGTTGACGCTGACCGGCACGCTGCTCGGCCTCGCGCTGGGCCAGCTGCTGATCGGGCCGCTCTCCGACGTGGTGGGCCGGCGCGTGCCGCTGCTGGCCGGGCTGGCCGCGCACGTCGTGGCGTCCGTGCTGTGCGTCTTCGCGCCCAACATCGCCGTGCTCGGCACCCTGCGCGTGCTCCAGGGGCTCGGCGTGGCGGCCGCCACAGTGGTCGCCACCGCGGTCGTGCGCGACCTGTTCAGCGGCGCCTCGTTCGCCCGGATCTTCTCCCGGCTGATGCTGGTCATGGGGCTGGCCCCGATCCTCGCGCCGACCCTGGGCAGTGGCCTGCTGCGCTGGACCGAGTGGCGGGGCGTCTTCGCGGCGCTGGCCGTGCTGGGCGCGCTGCTGATCGTCGTCGCCGCGTTGCGGCTGCCGGAGACCCTGCCCGTGACCCGCCGTCGGCGCGGCGGGGTGGGGGCCACCATTCGGGACTACCGGCGGCTGCTCAACGACCGGGCGTTCGTCGGTCTGGTGCTGGTCGCCGGGCTGGCCATGGCCGCGCTGTTCGCGTACGTCTCCGGTTCGTCCTTCGTGCTCCAGGAGCAGTACGGCCTGAACGAGCAGCAGTTCGGGCTGGCCTTCGGGGCGGGCGCGGTCGGCCTGATCGGCGCCACCCAGTTCAACGTCCGGCTGCTGCGCCGCTACACCCCGCAGCAGATCCTGATCAGCGCCCTGATCGCCGGGACCGCGGCCGGGCTGCTGCTGGTGATGTTCGCCGCGACCGGCCTCGGTGGTCTGGGCACGCTGCTCGCGTCGCTGTGGCTGGTCCTCGCCGCGGCGGGCCTGGCCCTGCCGAACGCGCCGGCGCTGGCGATGACCCGGCACAGCGAGGCCGCCGGAACCGCCGCCGCGCTGCTCGGCGCCGTGCAGTTCGGCGTCGGCGCGCTGTCGGCGCCGCTGGTCGGCCTGTTCGGCACCGGGAGCGTGCCGATGGCGATCGTGATCGCGGGCGGCATGGCCGCCGCGACGCTGGTCATGCTCTTCGTCGTTCCCCGCGCCGACCTCGGCACCGTCGATGCGGACCTGGCCGTCGCACTGCACTAG
- a CDS encoding acyl-CoA dehydrogenase family protein — protein sequence MAAGESFDVYRLPEEHEAIREAVREVCTAKVAPHAAEADETGEFPKASYDALRAADFHAPHIPEEYGGAGADALATAIVIEEVARACASSSLIPAVNKLGTMPLLLSGSEELKRRYLTPVAAGDAMFSYCLSEPEAGSDAASMTTRAVRDGDHWVLNGVKRWITNAGVSEFYTVFAVTDPTARSRGISAFVVEKSDAGVSFGAPEKKLGIKGSPTREVYLDNVRIPADRIIGAEGTGFATAMKTLDHTRVTIAAQAIGIAQGALDYAKGYVAERRQFGKAVAEFQGVQFMLADMGMKLEAARQLTYAAAGKSERGDADLTYFGAAAKCFASDAAMEITTDAVQLLGGYGYTRDYPVERMMRDAKITQIYEGTNQVQRIVMARQLLSGAV from the coding sequence GTGGCCGCAGGCGAGTCGTTCGACGTCTACCGGTTGCCGGAGGAGCACGAGGCGATCCGGGAGGCGGTCCGGGAGGTCTGCACGGCGAAGGTGGCTCCGCACGCCGCCGAGGCCGACGAGACCGGTGAGTTCCCGAAGGCGTCCTACGACGCTCTGCGGGCGGCCGACTTCCATGCCCCGCACATCCCCGAGGAGTACGGCGGCGCCGGCGCGGATGCCCTGGCCACCGCCATTGTGATCGAGGAGGTGGCGCGGGCCTGCGCGTCCTCCTCGCTGATCCCGGCGGTCAACAAGCTCGGCACGATGCCGCTGCTGCTGTCCGGCTCCGAGGAGCTCAAGCGGCGCTACCTGACGCCGGTGGCGGCTGGGGACGCGATGTTCTCGTACTGCCTCTCCGAGCCGGAGGCGGGCAGCGACGCGGCCTCGATGACCACCCGCGCGGTGCGTGACGGGGATCACTGGGTGCTCAACGGGGTGAAGCGCTGGATCACCAACGCCGGCGTCTCCGAGTTCTACACCGTCTTCGCGGTCACCGACCCGACGGCCCGGTCCCGGGGAATCTCGGCCTTCGTGGTCGAGAAGTCCGATGCCGGGGTGAGCTTCGGCGCCCCGGAGAAGAAGCTCGGCATCAAGGGCTCGCCCACCCGCGAGGTCTACCTGGACAACGTACGCATTCCGGCGGATCGCATCATCGGCGCGGAGGGCACCGGCTTCGCCACCGCGATGAAGACCCTCGACCACACCCGGGTCACCATCGCCGCCCAGGCCATCGGGATCGCGCAGGGCGCGCTCGACTACGCCAAGGGGTACGTCGCCGAGCGCCGGCAGTTCGGCAAGGCGGTCGCCGAGTTCCAGGGCGTCCAGTTCATGCTCGCCGACATGGGCATGAAGCTGGAGGCGGCCCGGCAGCTCACCTACGCCGCGGCCGGCAAGTCCGAGCGCGGCGACGCGGACCTGACCTACTTCGGCGCGGCGGCGAAGTGCTTCGCCTCGGACGCCGCCATGGAGATCACCACCGACGCGGTGCAGCTGCTCGGGGGGTACGGCTACACGCGGGACTACCCGGTCGAGCGGATGATGCGGGACGCCAAGATCACCCAGATCTACGAGGGCACCAACCAGGTGCAGCGGATCGTCATGGCGCGACAACTGCTCAGCGGCGCTGTCTAG